Genomic segment of Cyprinus carpio isolate SPL01 chromosome A13, ASM1834038v1, whole genome shotgun sequence:
ttagatgaggaaaaaaaaaaagatcaaagagggaaagctctggcttcatgtggacGTAGCCTTAAACTCCATTACACTTATACTTAGGacaagtctaaatatatttgagctatacttgtgcttcGGAAAtacatgttttcattgttatacggtagggggcgctattacaaatcttctgtacagaatttccaaaacacaAGCGAAGAAGAAACCGAAACAACAGATGCTTCTACATATAATCTAACACaatcagacataaaacagcatcaaaacttaagtgaaagtgaaagtggtgacatttgccaagtatggtaacccatactcagaactggtgctctgcatttaacccatccaagtgcacacacacagcagtgagaagtgaacacaccgtgaacacacaccctgtgcagtgggcagctatatctagcacccggggagcaactgggggttcagacccttgctcaagggcacttcagccatgggtattgaggggtggaagagagcgctgttcattcactcccctcccacctacaactcctgccagcaccgagactcgaacctgcgaccttctggttacaagtccaattctctaaccattaggccacagctgccccccttTTTGTGATGTAATAATAGTTCCATCATTCTCAACCTCCTGGTCTTTGCAGGTCTCGTCTTCtatgtaacgttatggaataaaatgtcgacccaTGAAGAGATAATGActgtggggcagctgtggcctaatggttagagatttggacttgtaacccgaaggtcgcaggttcgagtctcagtgctggcaggagttgtaggtgggagggagtgaatgaacagcgctctcttccaccctcaatatccatggctgaagtgcccttgagcaaggcactgaacccccagttgctccccggacgctggatatatagctgcccactgctccgggtgtgtgttcacggtgtgtgtcaGCGCtctactgctgtgtgtgtgcacttggatgggttaaatgcagagcaccgaTTCTGAgaatgggttaccatacttgacaaatgtcacaactttcactttcaaagcTTCCGGGTGTTGATCGACTCGATCTACAGTACGTTATCATTCtaaatccaattcatagtctttttgtttaaaattttttttttatgaaacttacccacttACCCATtcatgtgtttattaaaaaagaatgcatgaagctagaataaaatgtttttgctttcaagcagataccctgttctttcttttgatgttttgtatgttcagattaGTTTAGTATAAAACTAccaaactagtagtttactgataCTTCAAATTGTACTAAAAATGCtataagtatttaattagtaaactatcagtatacctataagttcacttttagtatagttgcagtacaaactataaaatattattattaatagttttttactttttttttttttagtgtacttaaaagtatacttttatatactagaaagtgggccaatttagtcccaaggagtattgaattagtacacttacaagtatactactagtacactgatatttgtatttactatataaagtaaacttaaaaatatacttgaactttacttaagtatacttaataaaataaacttaaagtatactttttttggTAGGAGAGGTCAAGTTATTGTACAGCtgttttttactaatttactaatttttttaacacaaattattcgtccacagaaataaataatacttcAACTTATTTAATTCTCATTAATGCTTAAAATTTCTCTCAAAGAAAAaggttttttaatatatatataaattttcgcTATTGCCATTTGCTCTGAGCCACAAGTTTGctttgcaaaacagaaaacagcGATGTGTGCCCATGTGGCACAACCACAGCACCGGAAGCAGAGATACTGGAGAAGTAGCCTATGCCATGTGACCACAAGCCTGCTAGACTCAAGTATTAaaagagtgaagaaaaaaaaaaaacgtctcagtatcagagagaaaaaaaaaacgtctcaGTATCAGAGAGAGTCTAAAAGAGAGCTGGGTGACAAGAGTGACCTAACAAGTTGTTTTTAGAGCATAGAATTAGATTCCATCTTATTTCCTGATTGTGTGAATTCTGAGTGAGTATATTGTCTTTTAATTGAGATTTTGTTGTTAAGCCTACGATCCTTCagataaacaaaaatgttcaaactATGATCGGATGGTTTTATCTAGTGCTCTTTAAATTACCTCTTTACAAATATTAACCAGTTAACTTAAGAAactcataaaatgtaaattagcCTATGtgtaataatagcaataataaaaggTTTTATCTAGACATTTTATCAAGCCATATTAGCTATTTGTATAGGAAATAACAGTGAGGAAAAACATCTTCAACCAAAGGAGACtagaaataatttataatacattaaaactgtaacacacataaatgtacactgtaaaaagaatattgtgaaatttacagtAACTTGCTGGCAGCAATTAGCAAGTAAGTTGCTGTAGTTCATTTCACAGTATGCTTACTGTAAACTTAATTGCAGTAACTTTAAAAttactgtaaactttttttacagtaataatcaCAGTACTGTGTTTCATCACCTCACATATTTTACTACTGTAATAGGGATTACTGAATTAATTTTGTGTACTGTAAAATGAAGACATTGTTTTTGTCacaaaaattcaatttattgacaacttttcacactttaaatttctaaattcataaaataaaaatagcatagcaaaaaaataaaacatttttttcaataggTAAACATTTTTCTGTTAACATTTCATTTCGTTTTGTATACAACAACACTTTTCTGAACGTACAAATCAATCctgttcaaatgtattaaaatgttcgGTTAAAATTAGAATgtataaaagacaaattaaatgatttaatagtAGAATTTGGTCCCTGAACGTTGTTTTTCTCCCAGAactgtatttttcttcaaaaacgGGCCTGAACTAGTCAATTTCTTGGGCTGGAGTCTTCTACCCTGCAGtggaagaaattaattattaatggaGGGTTTATAAGCAAGACAGATGGGTTgatgacaatatatataaaagtttgatTGGATTATTTGATTAAGCCAATCAACATGTAATACAATGTCCACTTCTCTATAAACCAAAACTCTTACTTAAAACAcccatttacatatatattagggcttgGAGTGAAAAATCGATTTACCTAGCTATCGCGTAAATTCTAAAatcgtttttttattattattattctagaatcgatattaattaaaattcaattgcTTTATTTTTGTCCTTGCTTGTAGATGAGGTTGACAGAAGTTAGCCACTTTCGTTCCAAGAGAGGATGAAATGTGTCGTTATCTATGAGTGTTAAAGTGGCTTAATATCCAGAGTGGACAGAAGAGACATGAGACTGAACGCACTGAAAAGCCTTTGCCCTGCTCAGATGCTGAGAGAGAGAATATACTCgcaatacagatatatatatatatatatatatatatatatatatatatatatatatatatatatatatatatatatatatatatatatatctatatatttaaatattcgcTATTGCCATTTGCTCTGAGCCACAAGTTTGctttgcaaaacagaaaacagcGATGTGTGCCCATGTGGCACAACCACAGCATGTTCAGGGCAGAACTACTGGAGAAGTAGCCTATGCCGTGTGACCACAAGCCTGCTAGACTCAAGtattaaaagtgtgaaaaaaaaacagtatcagagaacaaaaaaaaaaacgtctcagtatcagagaaaaaaaaagtctcagtatcagagagaaaaaaaaaaaaacgtctcagtatcagagaaaaaaaaaacatctcagtatcagagagaaaaaaaaacgtcTCAGTATCAGAGAGAGTCTAAAAGAGAGCTGGGTGACAAGAGTGACCTAACAAGTTGTTTTAGAGCATAGAATTAGATTCCATCTTATTTCCTGATTGTGTGAATTCTGAGTGAGTATATTGTCTTTTAATTGAGATTTTGTTGTTAAGCCTACGATTCTTCagataaacaaaaatgttcaaactATGATCGGATGGTTTCATCTAGTGCTCTTTTAATGAGCTCTTTATAAATGTTAACCAGTTAACTTAAGAAACTCATACAATGTAAATTAGACTATGtgtaataatagcaataataaaaggTTTTATCTAGACATTTTATCAAGCCATATTAGCTATTTGTATAGGAAATAACAGTGAGGAAAAACATCTTCAGCCAAAGGTGACtagaaataatttataatacattaaaactgtaacacacataaatgtaatgtttaattaaatttgataaacCTAAGTGACTATAGAGCTTTTAAATAGATTCAGTAACACAAAtttcacttaaaggggtcatatgatgcattttcaatttttcctttctctttggagtgtaacaagctcttggtgcatgaagaagatctgtaaagttgcaaagactaaagtctcaaatccaaagagatattctttatcaaagttaagactctgccacccCCACACCCCAAAAtggctcgttcaaacacgcccccacatctctacgtcactatgtggaaatatttgcttaatgctgcccaaatgttcacgcaaagaaagaaggcgtggttttagtaaccgcagttagtgttgaagcagccatgtgagggagatgctgtgtgtttctaggcgaaagcaaaagcactttatttggccttccaaaagtagatgcatttaggaagcttcaagattacttacaacagaacagcaacgcattttatggacgaccgtttggTGAACCTAGGAGAGATAATTCTGACTTTGCCACAACAATCTGGTGCTTATGAaacagctactgtaagtatgttttgttattaaagtatttgctattgacaatcaaatgcggagttttgtgtgtcgtgtgtgtgtgtgtgtgagagagagagagagagagagagagagagggtcacagaGTGGAGGCAGCTGTACAAGCtaccgtctgtggcttgtgtactgcaaatacatacaagcttcatcactgtgtctgtcacgcgactctgttcccctttcaagcttgaactgatggtaaaactaaggacattattaactgtttttacatttattttgaatgatgaggcttgcgattatggaaaggggtgttacatttctgacgagtgcttgtggtgttgggccaatcacaatgcactgggtcagttggccaatcagagcagactgctcttgttagaaggagggactttgtagaaaacgacacatttgagagaggcggggcatgaggacctacaataatgtacagtatttgaaaaatagtgtgttttttgaacattaaagcatgtcaacatattctgttacaccaaatacacaaaataatgatctttaaaaaaaaagcctcatatgacccctttaaactataTGTGAGATGGTTATATTCTGGTGAGTGAAatcttttataaagttttttttttttttatgtgtagagAAATAACGAGGTTAAATTGCTGAAACATCAGAAATGCTGACAACTAACAATTGAACATGAGCAGCAAAGTTTGCTGATTCTGTAGCAATGAACAAGTCACACTTtaggggccctattttaacgatctaaaggCAAAGTGTGAAGCGCATGgcgcactcagggcgtgtccaaatccacttttgctattttaacaatGGGAAAACGGTTGGcacgcccgggcgcatggtctaaacgggttgtccctatttaCTTAATGAGTAAttggtgttttttgggcgtaacgtgcaatataCCAAttagagtctcatcttccattccctttaagagccagttgcactcgttccatgacggatttgctatttacacggcggaatttggcaagcgtaaagacagaacgcgtctccgagatgaaacagagctgctcgtgcgagcaaatagatagcctaattctgatacatgcgatgactatccattatgacatgtaggcatttttatatttacttagcctacaaaaaattttATGCACTGcaatcctttcatttttaatatttggcatgtttgtgtcctgctgtgcatccctgtgtttttaataagcagcgtgtacgcgcgttATGGACCCGCCTACACTAacatgctctttaaataacaaagaaaaaacattgcgccagactttagaccaggtttgagttggtctatggcgcaagcgattttcagctccttaaaatagcagtGCGCCAGCAATGCACCTGagcacacctcttttttagaccagcacgcccattgGCGCGCAAATgtatttgctaattaaacgacgtggcgctggacgggaaaatgcgaatggcgccggactgaaactagcaaacacacttgcactgcgccttgcgtcgcattgcgccgggtgtatgatagggccctagaACTGCAATCCTGGTCATTTGAAAATGTGCTACAGGGTCTAGCCAGAAAATATCAGACACCGTATCACTGCAGGACAACATATAAGAGCATCATCCAGTGGACATATGGAAAAATAACAAAGAGAAACAACATTAGTTATCACGTATTTTCattcaaacatataaacaaatatgacAGACACCTGTTGCGCATTTAGATCAGTGGTTTGGCGAGGAGAGAGgatatgttatgtgtgtgttcttttttttgttggggtGTAGAGTAAAAGCGGAATAACTCTGGTTGGATTACTAGTTTTTCTTAAAGCTTCGGCAATACGATTTCAGTGGTTTAGTGTTTAAAGACTTGTTTGAATTGCACAGAGATTCTGGAGATTAACACATCAGTTCCTCTAACGGAGTGATTTATAATGccgaaatgtttttgtttttcagttcttATCCAAGATGAAGGTTTTGATCGCCTTGTTTGTTGTGGTGTTTGTGGATGTAGTCGCCTCGCAATGTAAGTAACGACTATTTTAGCTATAATTAAAACATGAGCTGTTCAAACTTACCTTACAAGGCGAACTATATCGGGTTCAATTGTGACAAACTGTTTAATCCTAGTCGATAACTTGGTAGTTgggagacaaacaaaacaatgagATCCAGGGTGTGGTTCAGTGTGTGAGGGTGGGGGAGCTCTACTTATACTGGCTTATTCGTTTCAACTTAAACCCATCTACCTAATAATGTTgtagtatttttaaaacaaagttcacttttctcacaattttttaattttttatttttaaatccaacAGGTTCTTGTAACACTATGAAATGGGCCAAATGTGATGGAGAACCATGCAAGTGTACTCTTCAGTTTTCTTCAACATACAAGCAAGCGCTTGATTGTACAAAATGTGAGTTTTCTTTTATACTTGCTCTTAAATTTATTTGGTAACCATTGTTTTCTTGACTGACTTAACTGGTCTCCCAGTCTGGTTTGAGGAGTTTTGGTAACTCCACCTAAACTAGCTGAGCTCCAGCTTTCCTAGCGTCTACTAACAAACCAGGCAAGGCGTTTTGTTCCCATCAAGTGTAGTAAGTGTCCTCAATTCTCCCTACCCACAGTGATTCCCAAGTGCTACCTCATGAAAGCGGAGATGTATCGCATCAGGAACAAACTGACCACAAGATCCATTGGTGGGAAACCTGTAGAAACTGCCTTTGTGGACAATGATGGCATCTATTACCCAGAATGTGAGAATGATGGAAGGTTCAAGGCAATCCAGTGTAACGGCACTGACGTGTGCTGGTGTGTCAACAGTGCTGGTGTGCGCAGAAGTGACAAGGGAGACAAGAACATCAAGTGTGAGCCTGTGGAGACCTAGTGAGTACTGTATTAGCAGAGCTGTTCTTCTGACTGACGCACCTAGTTTAAAGTGTGGTTGGAAtagtaatgctgtttgtggaagGAAGCAAGACTAGTAAATTCTGACAATACCATGTTTTCTTCTCTAGTTGGGTTCGCTTGGAACTGAAGCATAAAGTTGTGGCTGTTCCTCTTGATGTTAACAAACTGAGGACGTATGTCGCAATTGATTTCTATGGTCTTGCTGGACCATGTGAAATATGAATTTCTGCTTATGTTTTGTCttactgatgtttttatttttttaacagtgggATTGAGAATGCTTTACTGGAACGTTACAAGTTGGATAAGAAATTTGTGACTGAGATTCAGGTAAGAATTTACTGATGTTGTCTAACTCCTCAACTTGGTACTTCGAGTACAGAACCTAACATGACCCACCTCCTCTCTTCCAGTATGACAAAGATGAACGTGTCATTGTGGATGTCAAAAAACCTGAGAAAGAACGTGTTACAGACCTGTCCCTCATGACTTACTACATGGAGAAGGACGTGAGTGTCGTTTCAGTTTCTTATCTTCATACCAGGTGTTATGTTGTAACTTAATATGTAACTAAATTAATTTGTCTTTCGTAGATCAAAGCTCTGCCCCTCTTTCAAGATGAAAAACCATTTGAAGTCAGTGTTGAGGGATCAAAGGTGTCCATGGAGAACATCCTGGTGTACTATGTAGATGAAGTGGCGCCCACCTTCACCATGCAGGGGCTGACTGGTGGTATCATTGCTGTCATTGTGGTGGTCAGCTTGATTGTAATTGCAGGACTTCTGGTTGTGGTAAGCACCATATATTTTTCAAGTTtcatttaagtcaagtcaagtaacctttttttttttgtaaagtgctttatacaatactggttgtgtcaaagcagctttacagtgtcaaacaggaaaattgtTCGTCAATGATgcaagaaaacaataatatttttccaGCAAAAGTCAGTTAATTGACTATTTAATTTGATGGGTGCTTGTCTTAACTGTTTTTCCTCCTCTATTTAGTTCTTCCTCACACGGCGACAGAGGGCCCAGCACAGTGAAGCACAGGTTAGttctcatttatttcagtatggTCCAAACTGTGTGGGTACTTCATCAATAGAAAGCAAGCTTTTGTATTATAACACATTTCCTTCTGTACTTGCAGGCCAGAGAGATGGAGACCATGTCTTAAAGCTATTAATAAGAAGTCTCATGTACCCGAGTCTGAGACTGGGATGTGCCCCATGCTGAAGCTTAGACCAGCTGTACTTTTGCTTGTGACATAAAATGTGCAACACATtatgttttactaccaaattatttgtaatatctaatcattttaatatttaacttgcaCTTGAAAGGTTTCCGCAACACCTTGCAAGATCTCTGCAAAAAGTCTCACAATTTATTACCAGAACATGATGCATAATGCACATAACTGATTTAggacagacttctgaggcagcataaCGGTTTAATGATATACAACAAAACAGTGAGCTTTGTTGATACCTga
This window contains:
- the LOC109067499 gene encoding epithelial cell adhesion molecule-like is translated as MKVLIALFVVVFVDVVASQCSCNTMKWAKCDGEPCKCTLQFSSTYKQALDCTKLIPKCYLMKAEMYRIRNKLTTRSIGGKPVETAFVDNDGIYYPECENDGRFKAIQCNGTDVCWCVNSAGVRRSDKGDKNIKCEPVETYWVRLELKHKVVAVPLDVNKLRTGIENALLERYKLDKKFVTEIQYDKDERVIVDVKKPEKERVTDLSLMTYYMEKDIKALPLFQDEKPFEVSVEGSKVSMENILVYYVDEVAPTFTMQGLTGGIIAVIVVVSLIVIAGLLVVFFLTRRQRAQHSEAQAREMETMS